The nucleotide window GTCTATCATGCGCGCTAACACCCAACCGACGTTCCCCTGCGCATTGCGCACGAGCCAGAAGTCGTCGTACAGCTTGGGCGCTGCCGGTGGTTCGCGATCTGGCTGCCCGTTTTCTCCTCCACTGCTTGCAGTATTGCCGGCGACTGGTTTTATTGCAGGCCTGGCGACCGGCAGTTTGGATTTGCGCTCGGTTGTGGCGCGCCGCAGAACTTCTACTTTTTCGCCTTCGGCGAGTTGATAAAGTTTCTGGGTGTCGCGCCCAACGCTCATATGCATATTGAGTTCGGCGCGGGCGGAGCCGTGTCCCTGCAGAGGCGTGGCGCGATTTTCCTCAGCAAGCTTCTGGAAAGTGTTGAAGACGTCTTCGCCAACCAGGTAGCGTTGTTCCATCCAGCCTTCTTCACCACGCGCAGTGCGCACGCGGACAAAGCGCTTCTGACGGTCCAGTATCTCGACCTTGTCGCCGTTCTTAACGATCGCTATCTTGTTGTAAAGCGCGGCGACCCGATCACGCAGGTTGACCTGCGGCGCAGCGACGTATGCAACTTCATTCGAACGTAGCGGACCACTTTTACAGGCGGCGAGCGACAGGAGAAGTGCACCGAAAAGGATGAGGCAAAAGCGCGCGGTGAGGCGCGACCAGGAACGGACGCCAGTTGCGAAAGGGGATTTCACGGCTACGACAAGAATATACCGGACAGACCACAAATGACGGAATAGAAGAACTACACTAGTCCGGGCGCTGATTGAGCCGTTCATTCGCTAAGGCGTAACTGAACCGAGGCGGAGACAAATCTTGATTACCAACCTCAATCTTGTACAATCAATAGGATGTCACGTGTGCATGTGACGTTCTTTTTGGGTCATCATGGGCTACGCGGCATCTAAGATATTGAAGTTATTTACGTCGGCTTCAACAACCCCGGCGATGGCAGCCAGAATTGGTTGAGCGCACCGCCTGGAGCCGCTGAACAGCTTTCAACATCCCCGTTTTGGCCGTTCTAGCGACCGAAACTGAAGGCGAGTAGAAGACATTGGCTATTGCTGTCGATACAAAGGCATCGCTGAGCGATGCATCGTGCTCCTTGGACAACTACCTGATTCTCCCGGATCACTCGATGGATGCGCGCATCCTTGCGGCCAGGGAGAAACTCGGCGGCGAGTGTGTCGTTCTGGGGCATCACTATCAACGCGACGAGGTCATTCGCTTCTCCGACATACAGGGCGATTCATACCGGCTGTCGCAGCAGGCCGCGCGCGCGCAGGGGCGCTACATCGTCTTCTGCGGAGTGCACTTCATGGCGGAGAGCGCCGATGTGCTGGCGCGTCCGGGACAGGTCGTAGTGCTGCCAGACCTGAATGCCGGCTGCTCGATGGCCGACATGGCAGATGTCTCGCAGGTGGAAGACTGCTGGGACCAGTTAGTGTCGCTCGGAATCACCACGGAGGATGGGCAAGGCATCACGCCGATCACGTACATGAATTCGACGGCTGCCATCAAGGCTTTCTGCGGCGAACGCGGCGGAGTGGTATGCACGTCCTCCAATGCGCGCGGTGCTTTCGATTGGGCACTGACGAAAAATGAAAAGATCCTCTTCATGCCGGACCAGCACCTCGGACGCAACACGGGCTGCGCAATGGGAATTCCGCTCGACGACATGGTGGTTTGGGATCCGTACATGTTACAGGGCGGGCAGACGGCGGAAAGACTTCGCAAAGCGAAAGTGATCCTCTGGAAGGGCCACTGCTCGGTGCATCAACGCTTCCTGCCGGAACACGTTGACAACGTCCGCGCGAAGAATCCGGCAATCAAGGTAATTGTGCACCCGGAATGTCGATGGGAAGTGTGCCAGAAGGCCGACGACATCGGATCGACGGATAAGCTGCGCAAAATAGTGCGCGAATCTCCGGCAGGCGCGGCTTTCGCAATCGGCACTGAGATTCATCTCGTGAACCGGCTTGCCAAAGAGAATCCCGACAAGCAGATCATCACCCTCGATGATTCAGGTTGCCTGTGCACCACGATGTATCGCATCTCTCCGCAGCACCTATGCTGGGCCCTGGAGAATTTAGTGGGCGGGAACGTGGTAAACCAGATCAAAGTGAGCGATGACGTAAAGCACTGGGCACAAGTTGCACTCGGCCGAATGCTGGAAATCCAGTAATAAACTTCCGGCAACAAACGTCCTGGCGCTTCGGCGGCACGGCCGGTTACGCGTTAGAATAAATCTACATCGCATGCCGGAACGGACATTCACATATAACGAAGCTCTGTCGCTGCTACCCATACTGGAGTCCTTGCTGCGCACCTCGATCGAAAGCAAGCAGACCATAGAGGAAATCGATGCCGAGTTCACCCAGGTGAACGAGCGCATCCTGATGGCCGGTGGAATGCTGCTGGACGTTGAGCGCTATGCGCGGCGGAAAGCCGAACGGCACAAGGCCATTCGGCGGGCCAAGGATGCGCTGGCAGAAATCCACGCCATGGGCGTGCAGGTCAAGGATCTCGACATAGGACTCTTGGACTTCCCCTGCGTGGTGGGCGAGGAAGTTGTCCTGCTGTGCTGGAAAATGGGTGAGACCGGCATTACACATTGGCATGGCACGGACGAAGGATTTTCCGCGCGCAAACCGATTGACGAACGCATCTCGCGCGCAGGCGGTGGGCGCACGAACTAAGTCTCGTCCGGCAACTCGCGGCGCCCAGGTGGCGCCTTTTGTTTTGTCCGCCGAAAGACAATTGCTTCGCATTCGGGCGCGCCGGTTCGGCCGCGAAAAAATGAGAGTTGCCCTATTTTGTTAAAATCCTCGCGTTGCGCTGCGAGATGGCAATTGGGTGCGGCGCGGGGGGGGTGTGATGTTTTCGAGCTTCCGTACCACGGGCGGCCTTTTCCGTAGTTCTTCGATGGCATGCGTGTTGGTGGTCCTGCTCGGATTGCTCGCCTGCGACGACTTCTTCCCTTCCGAGCGGTCGCTTGACCACATCGACGTGGCACCACTGAATCGATTCCTGAAAACTGCCGAAACGCAGCAGATGACCGCGACTGGCGTATTGGGAAATGGCGAATCGAGCGACCTGACAAGCTCGGCAACATGGACGAGTTCGGATACGAACATCGCAAGCGTCAGCGCCAGCGGTCTTGTCACGGCAAATGCCGCGGGCTCGACGACAATCACAGCGGCTTCCGGCAGCACTACCGGGTCGACGCTGGTGAACGTATTCGCGAGCACCCTCCAGAGCATTCAGATCACGCCCAATAATCCGGCAATCGGCGTAAGTGCCACGCAGCAATTCACTGCTACCGGCACATTCCAGGACAACTCCACGCAAAACATCTCGACACTTGTGACCTGGAGCTCCTCGGACACAGCCATCGCAACCATCAGCAGTTCCGGTCTTGCCACGGCCGTTGCAACGGGCACGAGCACGATCACGGCGACGGCCAGCAATGCTTCCGGACAGGTTACCGGGACCGTTACGCTGACGGTGAACTCCTTCTAACGGGGCACCCCGGCTCGGCGTTTGGGCATGACAACGTCGGCACTTTGTTATGATCGCCTGCTCGTCGCGGGTTTTCCACACCCGCCTGTACGCCAGCACTCATCTATGACAGAAATTCGGAAGATTGGAATTTGCACGGGCGGTGGCGATTGCCCAGGGCTGAACGCGGTAATCCGCGCCGCCGTCAAGACCGCCATCCTGAAGTACCGCTGGCAAGTGATCGGCATACGCGATGGCTTCGATGGGCTGATCTGGCCGGAGAAGGTGCAACCGCTCAGCCTGCAGGACGTGAGCGAAATCCTGCCCAGGGGCGGGACAATCCTGGGGACAACGAACCGCGGCAACCCGTTCGCCTACAAACTCGATTCGGACGGCGGCACAGAGACAGTACGCGACTTTTCCGACGACGTGATCCGCAACGCAAAAGCACTCGGACTGGATTGCCTGATTGTCATCGGCGGCGATGGAACTCAGAGAATCGGCCTGGAGCTTTCGCAAAAAGGACTGAAGGTGGTGGGCGTACCGAAGACGATCGACAACGATCTCTCGGCAACGGAGATCACGTTCGGGTTCGACACGGCGCTGCACACGGCAACGGACGCGATCGACAAAATCCATACCACGGCTGAATCGCACCACCGCGTGATGATCGTTGAGGTGATGGGACGCGACGCGGGGTGGATCGCTCTAGAGGCCGGCATCGCCGGTGGCACGCACGTTATCCTGATTCCAGAAATTCCGTTCTCTATCCAGAAGATCTGCGACCACATCCAGCAGCGAAGTATCTTCGGGAGGAAGTTCACAATCATCTGCATCGCGGAAGGCGTGAAAATTCCGGAAGACTTGAAGGCGCGCTTCGAAGAAGAAAAACGCCAGTTCTCGCGTGCAGGTGCAGTCGGAAACCTGATCGGCGACGCTATCGCGAAGTGCTCGCGAAAGGAAGTACGCGTCACCGTGCTGGGACATGTGCAGCGCGGCGGATCGCCCTCACCCTTCGACCGCATCCTGAGCACTCGGTTTGGCGTCGCGGCCGTGGACCTGATCGCCAAAGGCGGCTTTGGAAAAATGGTCGCCTTGCGAGATGCGAAAGTGCGAGCCGTGGACATCGCCGAGGCGATCGGCCGGATGAAGATCGTGGACCCGAACGGCGAGATGGTGCAAACCGCAAAGTCCATCGGCATCAACTTCGGCGACGGAACCACGTTCTAGCCTGCATTCGGCTGCATGGCCCAGAATGCGGCTGCCCCAGCCCTCTTTCAAGGATGATGAATGCCTGCCTTGGAAGCGACGAGGTTAGCCGCCGATGTGTACCATGGTGCGGGAGGCGCGCTGGAACTCGGGTTCGCCGATGTGGTGGCGCTCTTCCTTTTTATCAACCGCGCCGACGATGAACTCACGCATCTCGTCATCAGAGGCGCCGCCGCGGATGAGGGCATGAAGATCGTGCTCGACCGCCGAGAAAAGACATGTGCGGAGTTTGCCGTCCGAGGTCAGACGCACACGAGAGCAGTGTCCGCAGAAGGGATTGGACACGGGCGCGATGACGCCGATCTCGCCGTCGCCATCGCCTAAAACGTAACGGCGAGCGGTTTCGCTAGGTGCGCGTGGCACTTCGCAAATCGGCATGACTTCAGAGATGCGCGCCAGGATTTCCTTAAGAGTAACGACGATTCCGGGTGACCATACGCGGTCCTCTTCCAGCGGCATGAATTCAATGAAGCGAACGACAACGCGCTCTTCGCGCGCGAAATGCGCGAATGGAACAATCTGGTCTTCGTTGAATCCGCGCAACAGAACGCAATTAACTTTGACGGGAGCGAGTCCTGCGTCGCGCGCCACGCGTACCCCAGCCAGGACTTTCTCGTATGCGCCAGCAACACGCGTAATGCGTTCAAAACGCTCCGCTGAAACGGCATCCATGGAGACGGTGACGCGCTTCAGTCCGGCGCGGACGAGTGGCTCGGCCAAATCGGCGAGCAGGTGTCCATTGGTCGTGATGGCGAGATCAAGCGGTTGTCCGTCTTCCGTGCGTAGCTGTGCGAGATCGCGGACAAACTCCACAACGCCGCGGCGGAGCAGAGGCTCCCCGCCAGTGATGCGGATTTTCGAAATGCCGAGCGAGACAAAAACACGCGCCATGCGCAAGTAATCGGCGACGGGAAGATCGGCGAAGAGAGCGCCTTCGCGTCCAGTGCGGCAATAGACGCATTTGTAATTGCACCGGTCGGTCACGGAGATTCGCAGGTCCGTGATCTGTCGTCCGTACTTGTCGATAAGGTGCATGGAGCCATCACCGCCATCGCTCAACATCGAGCCTAATATCTGAGCGTAAATCCACAAATCCAAAACTGGAGGAAAGAGGCGGGCTGGGGACAGATGCGGTCCTGGCACTCGCGTTTCCTTTCCAAATACGGGAGGCGGGGACGTTTCCATCCACAGCCCTCGGCTTCACGCATGCAACAGAGCCACGCACAAAGCACCGCCGACGCGCCCGGGTATCCCCTGAGGGCAACGCCGATCGGAAACACATGTTAATTATAGGACAGCGGGGCGATAAGGGGAATCAGTTGTAGCGGTGCGGGGGCTTGTACGAAAACAGGGAGTCCACGGCTGGGCTCCCTGTAATGACAGAGATGCGCATCAGGACTTGCTTTTGTCAGTCTTGACGCCTTCTGTTCTATCTCGGTCCTTATTATTTCTGTCGTGTTCAGATGCGCGAATTTCTTTGTGCGCGCTGTTCATCGCATCTTTTGCCTTGTCAGGCGCCACGCCGAGATC belongs to Clostridia bacterium and includes:
- a CDS encoding SH3 domain-containing protein, with protein sequence MKSPFATGVRSWSRLTARFCLILFGALLLSLAACKSGPLRSNEVAYVAAPQVNLRDRVAALYNKIAIVKNGDKVEILDRQKRFVRVRTARGEEGWMEQRYLVGEDVFNTFQKLAEENRATPLQGHGSARAELNMHMSVGRDTQKLYQLAEGEKVEVLRRATTERKSKLPVARPAIKPVAGNTASSGGENGQPDREPPAAPKLYDDFWLVRNAQGNVGWVLARMIDLDVPLEIAQYSEGQRIQAAFILNVVQDAEKQVPQYVVLFSENKDGMPFDFNQVRIFTWNVRKHRYETAYRERNLFGLFPVTTSTENFEKEGMLPTFTVHAKNEDGSVAERKYKLNGPIVKRVLAPGEEERKLASTKATKDKASTSKSVRKRRR
- the nadA gene encoding quinolinate synthase NadA, whose product is MAIAVDTKASLSDASCSLDNYLILPDHSMDARILAAREKLGGECVVLGHHYQRDEVIRFSDIQGDSYRLSQQAARAQGRYIVFCGVHFMAESADVLARPGQVVVLPDLNAGCSMADMADVSQVEDCWDQLVSLGITTEDGQGITPITYMNSTAAIKAFCGERGGVVCTSSNARGAFDWALTKNEKILFMPDQHLGRNTGCAMGIPLDDMVVWDPYMLQGGQTAERLRKAKVILWKGHCSVHQRFLPEHVDNVRAKNPAIKVIVHPECRWEVCQKADDIGSTDKLRKIVRESPAGAAFAIGTEIHLVNRLAKENPDKQIITLDDSGCLCTTMYRISPQHLCWALENLVGGNVVNQIKVSDDVKHWAQVALGRMLEIQ
- a CDS encoding DUF2203 domain-containing protein, producing the protein MPERTFTYNEALSLLPILESLLRTSIESKQTIEEIDAEFTQVNERILMAGGMLLDVERYARRKAERHKAIRRAKDALAEIHAMGVQVKDLDIGLLDFPCVVGEEVVLLCWKMGETGITHWHGTDEGFSARKPIDERISRAGGGRTN
- a CDS encoding Ig-like domain-containing protein encodes the protein MACVLVVLLGLLACDDFFPSERSLDHIDVAPLNRFLKTAETQQMTATGVLGNGESSDLTSSATWTSSDTNIASVSASGLVTANAAGSTTITAASGSTTGSTLVNVFASTLQSIQITPNNPAIGVSATQQFTATGTFQDNSTQNISTLVTWSSSDTAIATISSSGLATAVATGTSTITATASNASGQVTGTVTLTVNSF
- a CDS encoding ATP-dependent 6-phosphofructokinase is translated as MTEIRKIGICTGGGDCPGLNAVIRAAVKTAILKYRWQVIGIRDGFDGLIWPEKVQPLSLQDVSEILPRGGTILGTTNRGNPFAYKLDSDGGTETVRDFSDDVIRNAKALGLDCLIVIGGDGTQRIGLELSQKGLKVVGVPKTIDNDLSATEITFGFDTALHTATDAIDKIHTTAESHHRVMIVEVMGRDAGWIALEAGIAGGTHVILIPEIPFSIQKICDHIQQRSIFGRKFTIICIAEGVKIPEDLKARFEEEKRQFSRAGAVGNLIGDAIAKCSRKEVRVTVLGHVQRGGSPSPFDRILSTRFGVAAVDLIAKGGFGKMVALRDAKVRAVDIAEAIGRMKIVDPNGEMVQTAKSIGINFGDGTTF
- the moaA gene encoding GTP 3',8-cyclase MoaA, encoding MLSDGGDGSMHLIDKYGRQITDLRISVTDRCNYKCVYCRTGREGALFADLPVADYLRMARVFVSLGISKIRITGGEPLLRRGVVEFVRDLAQLRTEDGQPLDLAITTNGHLLADLAEPLVRAGLKRVTVSMDAVSAERFERITRVAGAYEKVLAGVRVARDAGLAPVKVNCVLLRGFNEDQIVPFAHFAREERVVVRFIEFMPLEEDRVWSPGIVVTLKEILARISEVMPICEVPRAPSETARRYVLGDGDGEIGVIAPVSNPFCGHCSRVRLTSDGKLRTCLFSAVEHDLHALIRGGASDDEMREFIVGAVDKKEERHHIGEPEFQRASRTMVHIGG